Proteins encoded in a region of the Paenibacillus sp. W2I17 genome:
- a CDS encoding LLM class flavin-dependent oxidoreductase, with product MTAKRSLKFGAIIHGVGGSNTTWRHPEVLSDASVNFGFYKRQALKAEEGKFDLVFIADGLYITEKSIPHFLNRFEPISILSALAAVTSRIGLVGTLSTSYSDPFTVARQFGSLDQISDGRAGWNVVTSPLEGTAKNYSKSSHPSHPERYRIAAEYLQVTKGLWDSWEDDAFVRDKESGVFFDPSKLHTLNHEGEFFSVQGPLNIARSRQGQPVIFQAGSSEDGKTLAAQEADAVFTGHDTIEDAQTFYKDVKTRAASYGRSAQDIVILPGINPIVGRTEEEAEQKYQEIASLVTIDKALDYLGRFFEHHDFSQYPLDEPFPELNGIGSNSFRSGTDKIKKDAKEQGLTLREVALRAATPRSKFLGTPEQVADKIQEWFETEAADGFIIASELPSGLSDFVELVVPILQERGLYRTDYEHDTLRGNLGVQIPVNRYTAAKKQVVSDLA from the coding sequence ATGACAGCGAAACGCAGTTTGAAATTTGGAGCCATTATTCATGGGGTTGGAGGAAGCAACACCACATGGAGACACCCGGAGGTTCTGTCGGATGCCAGCGTTAACTTTGGATTCTACAAACGTCAGGCACTGAAAGCGGAGGAAGGCAAGTTCGATCTGGTCTTTATCGCAGACGGTCTGTATATTACCGAGAAATCCATTCCGCATTTCCTCAATCGCTTCGAGCCAATCAGTATCCTCTCCGCTTTGGCTGCCGTTACTTCACGTATTGGACTGGTGGGTACCCTCTCGACATCCTATAGTGATCCGTTCACCGTAGCCAGACAGTTCGGTTCCCTCGATCAGATCAGTGATGGCCGTGCAGGCTGGAACGTCGTGACTTCTCCGCTGGAAGGTACAGCGAAGAACTATAGTAAGAGCAGTCACCCTTCACATCCGGAACGTTATCGCATTGCCGCGGAATATTTACAGGTAACCAAAGGGTTGTGGGACTCTTGGGAAGATGATGCCTTTGTAAGAGACAAAGAGAGCGGTGTATTCTTCGACCCATCCAAACTGCACACGCTTAATCATGAAGGAGAATTCTTCTCCGTACAGGGGCCGCTCAACATTGCCCGTTCACGGCAAGGACAGCCGGTGATTTTCCAGGCAGGTTCATCGGAAGATGGCAAAACGCTGGCGGCGCAAGAAGCGGATGCTGTCTTTACCGGACACGATACAATTGAAGATGCACAGACATTCTATAAGGATGTCAAAACACGTGCGGCTTCCTATGGACGTTCTGCACAGGATATTGTTATTCTGCCAGGCATCAATCCTATTGTTGGACGGACGGAAGAGGAAGCTGAACAGAAATATCAGGAGATCGCGAGCCTGGTTACCATTGATAAAGCGCTGGATTATCTGGGACGTTTCTTCGAACACCATGATTTCTCCCAATATCCGCTGGATGAACCGTTCCCGGAGCTGAATGGCATTGGAAGCAACAGTTTCCGCAGTGGAACCGACAAGATCAAGAAGGATGCCAAAGAGCAGGGATTGACCTTGCGTGAAGTGGCTCTGCGGGCAGCAACACCGCGCAGCAAATTCCTGGGAACACCGGAGCAGGTCGCTGACAAGATTCAGGAATGGTTTGAGACGGAAGCAGCGGATGGTTTCATTATTGCTTCGGAACTGCCGAGTGGATTGTCTGATTTTGTGGAACTCGTTGTGCCGATTCTGCAAGAACGCGGCCTGTATCGTACGGACTATGAACACGATACATTGCGAGGTAACCTTGGGGTACAGATTCCGGTTAACCGTTATACGGCTGCGAAGAAGCAAGTTGTATCTGATTTGGCATAA
- a CDS encoding ABC transporter substrate-binding protein: MNRSISWMKYMALAAVLVMVLSGCGAAGGSTNGAAQASGGNQAGQAEGGNLTFALATSPDTLDPHRSGLAVTVRAIRTIYDNLVVQLPDGSIKPWLATEWSVSKDGKSYTFKLREGVKFHDGTPFNAEAVKYNLDRVIDPATKAANSLALIRPYSSSEVIDEYTIKVNLESPSQAFLGNLSQALLGIVSPTAAQKYGDQLGKNPVGTGPYTFVKWDENADIVVAKNKDYTWGPETVENKAAPHVDTITFKIVPEEATRIGSVQSSQVLAAETVPPQNIAALKNDPNQQLLQANTVGLPYTLFFNLRKAPWDDVKVRQAVQSAVDVESIVKTLYLGNYERAWSALSPGILGYDASLEGSINPDINKANQLLDEQGWVKGADGIRAKDGQKLTLRYVDGSPNREKRNDIAAIIQQQLKQVGIAVEVEITKDIATVIYQNWDYDLYGNSQVNSDPNALYAFYHTSAEGERPTLSGLSDPKIDELLEQGAVETDPDKRVQIYNQIQQYLIEQAVILPIYVFPYTVAASKKVEGIKFDSLGYPLFNDVRIQP; encoded by the coding sequence ATGAACAGGTCTATCTCATGGATGAAATATATGGCATTGGCAGCAGTATTGGTGATGGTATTATCCGGTTGCGGAGCGGCGGGAGGCAGCACGAACGGTGCAGCACAGGCTTCGGGGGGGAATCAGGCCGGGCAAGCTGAAGGAGGCAACCTGACTTTTGCACTCGCGACTTCACCGGATACGCTTGACCCTCATCGTAGTGGGCTTGCCGTAACGGTACGCGCCATCCGGACGATCTACGACAATCTGGTCGTGCAGCTGCCTGATGGTTCCATCAAACCTTGGCTTGCCACGGAATGGAGCGTATCCAAAGACGGCAAGAGTTATACGTTCAAGCTGCGTGAAGGTGTGAAGTTCCATGATGGTACACCGTTTAATGCGGAAGCCGTGAAATACAATCTGGACCGGGTGATTGATCCGGCCACCAAAGCTGCCAATTCCCTTGCCCTGATTAGACCCTATAGCTCCTCCGAAGTCATTGATGAATATACCATCAAGGTAAATCTGGAATCACCATCGCAAGCCTTTCTTGGCAACTTGAGCCAGGCACTTCTGGGGATCGTATCCCCTACAGCTGCTCAAAAATATGGTGACCAGCTAGGTAAAAATCCGGTGGGCACAGGTCCGTATACCTTTGTGAAATGGGATGAAAATGCGGATATCGTCGTTGCCAAAAACAAGGATTACACCTGGGGACCTGAGACGGTTGAAAATAAAGCTGCACCACATGTGGATACGATCACATTCAAGATTGTACCGGAAGAAGCGACGCGTATTGGAAGTGTACAGAGTAGTCAGGTACTCGCTGCCGAGACGGTTCCACCGCAAAATATCGCTGCATTAAAAAACGATCCGAACCAGCAATTGTTGCAGGCCAATACAGTTGGACTGCCATACACACTCTTTTTCAATCTGCGCAAAGCGCCTTGGGATGATGTGAAAGTAAGGCAGGCAGTACAATCCGCTGTAGATGTGGAATCGATTGTCAAAACATTGTATCTGGGCAACTACGAACGTGCGTGGTCCGCACTGTCTCCTGGAATCCTGGGTTATGATGCATCGCTGGAAGGTAGCATTAACCCGGACATCAACAAAGCCAATCAGCTGCTCGATGAACAAGGCTGGGTGAAAGGCGCTGACGGTATTCGTGCCAAAGACGGCCAGAAACTGACCCTGCGTTATGTCGATGGTTCGCCCAATCGGGAGAAACGCAATGACATTGCCGCCATTATCCAACAACAGTTGAAACAGGTTGGCATTGCCGTTGAAGTCGAGATTACAAAAGATATCGCAACAGTCATCTATCAGAACTGGGATTATGATCTCTATGGCAACAGTCAGGTCAATTCTGATCCTAATGCCTTGTACGCTTTCTATCATACGAGTGCAGAGGGCGAGCGCCCGACATTGTCCGGTTTGTCTGATCCAAAGATCGATGAACTGTTAGAGCAGGGAGCGGTCGAGACGGATCCTGATAAACGTGTTCAGATCTACAATCAAATCCAGCAATACCTGATTGAGCAAGCGGTAATTCTGCCGATCTATGTATTCCCGTATACCGTCGCTGCATCCAAAAAGGTCGAAGGCATCAAGTTTGATTCGCTGGGGTATCCACTCTTTAACGACGTCCGCATTCAGCCCTAA
- a CDS encoding ABC transporter permease produces MSMKPLAGDKKAWAGSVGRIRLWNRRPWRYRVSFAVSRLFFYAALLVVVFTVACAIVPGWIAPYDPTQMMTDAILQAPSAAHLFGTDYFGRDIFSVVVHGSRDSLLIGFASVLVGGIVGSALGIISGYAGGIVDTITMRAVDILMAVPGVLLALSVAAALGPGLMNIALAVAVSSIPGYARVMRGQVISVKGLPFITATRSLGGSNARIFWKHVLPHSLSPLLVMATLGVGTSILTGSGLSFLGLGVLKEIPDWGALLSQGRGYLTVAWWICTFPGLAITLFVLAVNLIGDDIRDRLDPKVKGAA; encoded by the coding sequence ATGAGCATGAAACCTTTGGCTGGTGACAAAAAAGCATGGGCCGGCAGTGTAGGACGTATCCGTCTGTGGAATCGCCGCCCTTGGCGCTATCGCGTATCATTCGCGGTATCCCGATTATTCTTTTATGCAGCATTGCTGGTGGTGGTGTTTACCGTGGCATGTGCGATTGTACCCGGCTGGATTGCGCCCTATGATCCAACTCAGATGATGACGGATGCCATACTGCAGGCTCCTTCTGCTGCGCATCTGTTCGGGACGGACTATTTTGGCAGGGATATCTTCAGTGTGGTTGTGCATGGAAGCAGGGATTCGCTACTCATTGGATTTGCTTCCGTTCTTGTGGGCGGTATTGTCGGTAGTGCTCTTGGTATTATCTCCGGTTATGCCGGAGGAATTGTTGATACCATCACGATGCGGGCTGTCGATATTCTGATGGCTGTACCCGGCGTGCTCCTTGCATTGTCTGTTGCAGCTGCTCTCGGGCCAGGGCTGATGAACATTGCACTGGCTGTTGCGGTTTCCTCCATTCCGGGCTACGCACGGGTGATGCGTGGTCAGGTCATATCAGTTAAAGGTCTGCCTTTCATTACAGCGACCCGTTCACTGGGCGGTTCCAATGCACGTATTTTCTGGAAACATGTACTGCCACATTCGTTATCACCCTTGCTGGTCATGGCTACGCTGGGCGTAGGGACATCAATTCTTACGGGTTCCGGACTCAGTTTTCTGGGACTTGGGGTGTTGAAGGAAATACCGGATTGGGGCGCATTGCTCTCGCAAGGTAGAGGTTATCTGACGGTTGCCTGGTGGATCTGTACGTTCCCGGGTCTGGCGATCACTTTGTTTGTACTGGCGGTTAATCTGATTGGCGACGATATTCGCGATCGGCTGGACCCCAAAGTAAAAGGAGCGGCTTGA
- the ssuE gene encoding NADPH-dependent FMN reductase: MSHVVIIAGSPSKRSRLTGLTDYSSQKLTEAGITVEVIHVVDLPAEDLVQARFDSSFIRDALAVVEAADAVIVATPVYKASYSGVLKLFLDLIPQEGLRGKLTLPLVIGGSIAHLLAIDYALKPVLAALGGRHILGGVYAVDQGIERLDDGKFVLSADVTTRLDRSLDELILTLEKDGITIS, from the coding sequence ATGTCACATGTTGTCATTATTGCAGGATCACCTTCCAAACGTTCGCGTTTGACAGGTCTGACGGATTACAGCAGCCAGAAATTAACGGAGGCAGGCATCACCGTTGAAGTCATTCATGTTGTGGATCTGCCTGCTGAGGATCTGGTGCAAGCCCGGTTTGACAGCTCATTCATTCGTGATGCACTTGCTGTCGTGGAAGCGGCGGATGCAGTTATTGTGGCTACACCGGTATACAAGGCATCGTACTCGGGAGTACTCAAGCTGTTCCTGGATCTGATTCCGCAAGAAGGGTTACGGGGCAAGTTGACACTTCCGCTCGTTATTGGTGGCTCCATTGCTCATCTGCTCGCCATTGATTATGCATTGAAGCCTGTTCTGGCAGCCCTTGGTGGAAGACATATCTTGGGTGGCGTGTATGCAGTGGATCAGGGAATTGAACGACTGGATGATGGGAAATTTGTACTCTCGGCAGACGTTACCACACGTCTGGATCGCTCGCTGGATGAATTGATATTGACACTGGAAAAGGATGGGATTACGATATCATAA
- a CDS encoding LysR family transcriptional regulator: MNIENIEAFVYINHYGSFNKAAEVLFLSQPSVTARIQSLERELGCKLFDRLGKQIVLTEEGRKFLPYAQQVLQVIQKGKQKIQQRRSTPDALRLGSTVSVSNYVIPDFLPKIKEAYPEINIKLTTATTDQLIAKLLGQEIDLAFVRKVMHPAIRTVAFYEDPIQLYVYKGHPFIESGHVSMEAIRNEQLVFFECGSLDWLRIHRAFDSLEHPPNITYHVDNSETAKKLVMQGAGIAFLPGLTVKKEVQNQELFPIQVHEVAGVSLQISVVTLKEEYSPLAEPFGELLRKL, encoded by the coding sequence ATGAATATCGAGAATATTGAAGCATTTGTATATATCAATCATTATGGAAGCTTCAATAAGGCTGCCGAAGTACTCTTCTTGTCCCAACCTTCGGTCACAGCTCGCATTCAGTCACTGGAAAGGGAGCTGGGCTGCAAGTTGTTTGATCGGCTTGGCAAACAAATCGTGCTGACAGAAGAAGGTCGGAAATTCCTGCCGTATGCGCAGCAAGTGCTGCAAGTGATTCAGAAGGGCAAGCAGAAGATTCAGCAACGGCGATCAACACCGGATGCTCTTCGGCTCGGTAGTACAGTATCGGTATCCAACTATGTCATTCCAGATTTTCTACCCAAGATCAAGGAAGCTTACCCCGAAATTAACATCAAACTAACGACAGCAACGACGGATCAGCTGATTGCCAAACTGCTTGGTCAGGAGATCGATCTTGCTTTTGTGCGCAAGGTCATGCATCCTGCGATCCGTACGGTTGCTTTTTATGAAGATCCGATCCAGCTCTATGTGTATAAAGGGCATCCATTCATTGAGAGCGGGCATGTCAGCATGGAAGCCATCCGGAATGAGCAACTGGTCTTTTTTGAATGTGGTTCACTGGACTGGCTTCGCATTCACCGGGCTTTCGACTCGCTGGAACATCCGCCGAATATTACATATCATGTCGATAATTCGGAGACGGCGAAGAAACTGGTTATGCAAGGGGCAGGCATTGCCTTTCTCCCGGGACTCACGGTGAAGAAGGAAGTGCAGAATCAGGAGCTGTTCCCCATTCAGGTACATGAGGTAGCAGGTGTATCGTTGCAGATCAGCGTCGTCACGTTAAAAGAAGAATATTCGCCATTGGCAGAGCCCTTCGGGGAACTGCTGCGGAAGTTATAG
- a CDS encoding LLM class flavin-dependent oxidoreductase — translation MSIRVGILDQTPIYEGETAVDAFRHTIELAQRAEQLGFHRFWVSEHHDSGHVAGSSPEVLISHLLAHTKRIRLGSGGVMLQHYSPYKVAENFNILAALGPGRVDLGIGRAPGGLPRSTQALQEGIQEAASLQEKIVQVKRYIHNEPLEDQSHPLAGLSASPVSDIPAELYVLGASVDSAGMAAELGLPYVFSLFINSNIEVALEAIRVYREQFDRSQEREPYAALAISLIVAESEEEAEGLASEHMLVKIHLKSGKVLTVGSVEQAEEFGRQSNETYRIEILEPSVTRGTKESVGQALLKFQQEFAVEEFIVTTATRDFTKRIRSFELLREILAEQGLSEFALESKEQEAAIG, via the coding sequence ATGAGTATTCGTGTTGGCATTTTGGATCAGACTCCCATCTATGAAGGGGAAACGGCGGTGGATGCTTTTCGACATACGATTGAGCTGGCACAGCGGGCAGAGCAGCTGGGATTCCATCGGTTCTGGGTATCGGAGCACCATGATTCAGGGCATGTTGCAGGTTCCTCCCCGGAAGTACTCATCTCCCACTTGCTTGCGCATACGAAGCGGATTCGTCTGGGGTCTGGCGGAGTAATGCTTCAGCATTACAGTCCATACAAAGTCGCCGAGAATTTCAATATCCTCGCAGCGCTCGGACCAGGAAGAGTTGACCTGGGAATCGGTCGTGCACCAGGCGGGTTACCACGTTCGACACAGGCGTTGCAGGAAGGTATTCAGGAAGCCGCATCTCTTCAAGAGAAAATTGTTCAGGTGAAACGATACATCCACAATGAGCCGCTTGAAGATCAATCGCATCCACTTGCAGGTCTCAGCGCTTCGCCTGTGTCCGACATTCCAGCGGAACTGTACGTACTTGGAGCAAGTGTCGATAGTGCGGGCATGGCTGCGGAACTGGGACTCCCATATGTCTTTTCGCTGTTCATTAACAGTAATATAGAGGTAGCGCTTGAAGCGATCCGTGTATATCGTGAACAATTCGATCGTTCCCAGGAACGAGAGCCTTATGCTGCACTAGCCATATCGTTAATTGTGGCCGAAAGTGAGGAAGAAGCGGAAGGACTAGCGAGCGAGCATATGCTGGTGAAGATCCATCTGAAGAGTGGGAAGGTGCTGACCGTCGGTTCTGTGGAACAGGCGGAAGAATTCGGACGTCAATCGAACGAAACCTATCGGATCGAGATTTTGGAGCCAAGTGTGACCCGGGGTACAAAGGAAAGCGTAGGTCAGGCGCTGCTGAAGTTCCAGCAGGAGTTTGCTGTAGAAGAGTTCATTGTGACTACAGCTACACGGGACTTTACCAAGCGAATTCGTTCATTCGAATTGTTGCGTGAGATTCTGGCAGAGCAGGGACTGAGTGAATTTGCACTGGAATCCAAGGAACAGGAAGCTGCAATCGGATAG
- a CDS encoding amidohydrolase — MKSDLEQPKQHSEQQVQGPEHELHGERAEEFAERLITIRRHLHRNPELSGEEKETTAAIRSWLEEEGVHIADEYALRTGLVAEVGQGNGPVVALRADIDALPIQEETKLEFASQVDGKMHACGHDAHTAILIGAARLLKQRESILPGKVRLIFQPSEEKATGARQVIQSGALSDVRAVFGLHNKPDLQVGTVGIREGALMAAADGFVVKVEGVGTHAAVPEAGIDPIVVAAHIVTALQSIVSRNVGAQESAVISVTKLHSGTAWNVIPDEAILDGTVRTFDEKVRARIRERFNQVVAGVAAAYGTRATVRWIQGPPAVVNDEALASAAEQVASEIGLNSVRPLPSPAGEDFSFYQKEAPGLFLFLGTSGPHEWHHPGFDVDERALPLGAYLLAALAERALHNVQAHQE, encoded by the coding sequence ATGAAAAGTGATCTGGAACAGCCTAAGCAGCACTCTGAGCAACAAGTACAGGGCCCCGAGCATGAACTTCATGGTGAACGGGCGGAAGAATTTGCGGAACGTTTAATCACCATTCGGCGACACCTGCATCGTAACCCGGAATTGTCCGGCGAGGAAAAGGAGACGACGGCAGCCATTCGCAGTTGGCTGGAAGAGGAAGGCGTCCATATTGCAGACGAATATGCGCTGCGGACAGGGCTTGTCGCTGAAGTAGGCCAAGGGAACGGACCTGTGGTCGCCCTAAGAGCAGATATTGATGCGCTGCCTATTCAGGAAGAGACAAAACTTGAATTTGCCTCCCAGGTAGATGGAAAGATGCACGCATGCGGACATGACGCACACACGGCAATTCTGATCGGTGCTGCACGATTACTGAAACAGCGCGAGTCCATTCTACCGGGAAAAGTACGGTTGATATTCCAGCCATCGGAGGAAAAAGCAACGGGTGCTCGGCAAGTGATCCAGAGTGGTGCATTGTCCGATGTACGGGCCGTATTTGGGTTGCATAATAAGCCTGATCTTCAGGTAGGTACGGTGGGTATTCGGGAAGGCGCATTGATGGCAGCAGCAGACGGTTTTGTTGTCAAAGTGGAAGGTGTAGGCACCCATGCAGCCGTACCTGAAGCCGGCATTGATCCAATCGTGGTTGCCGCACATATTGTTACGGCATTACAGTCCATTGTGAGTCGCAATGTGGGAGCACAGGAGAGTGCTGTAATCAGTGTCACCAAGCTCCACAGCGGCACAGCCTGGAACGTTATTCCCGATGAAGCGATACTCGATGGCACAGTGCGTACTTTTGATGAGAAAGTGCGTGCACGGATTCGCGAGCGTTTCAATCAGGTAGTCGCCGGTGTGGCGGCAGCTTATGGCACACGGGCTACGGTTCGCTGGATTCAGGGACCTCCTGCCGTGGTCAACGATGAAGCACTGGCATCTGCGGCGGAGCAAGTTGCAAGTGAGATTGGATTAAACAGTGTTAGACCGCTACCTTCTCCAGCAGGTGAGGACTTCTCTTTTTATCAAAAAGAAGCTCCCGGCCTGTTCCTCTTCCTGGGCACCTCTGGCCCGCATGAGTGGCATCATCCTGGCTTTGATGTGGATGAACGGGCTCTGCCGCTGGGAGCATATCTTCTGGCAGCACTGGCTGAACGGGCGCTGCACAATGTGCAAGCACATCAAGAGTGA
- a CDS encoding diaminopimelate epimerase, with product MKQEIDFIKFSPTQNMTILVKTDHAAEKYNHIATRLMSYDNVYAEQVGFIEPTRRPEAVARLEMAGGEFCGNACMALAAHHASEAGLAHQESMDIMLEVSGTDQLIMCHVKKQQNEYDCQVTMPIPKQIEQRTIRYEGIELDMVIIRYAEFIHIVIEVDDFDDTMKKRAQTLARLLGLTLGDKLIGILLYQSHLEEMAPLIYVPELDSLIWERGCGSGTASVGAYLAWSQQSQITQYIKQPGGAIKVAVQWNGAELGRITIEGSVGIVAQGKAFIDAPAEWSVINA from the coding sequence ATGAAACAGGAGATCGATTTTATCAAGTTCAGTCCCACTCAAAACATGACGATTCTGGTTAAAACGGATCATGCAGCAGAGAAATACAATCATATTGCAACTCGTCTAATGTCGTATGATAACGTTTACGCTGAACAAGTGGGATTCATCGAACCAACGAGGAGACCGGAAGCTGTGGCCCGTCTGGAAATGGCCGGAGGCGAGTTCTGTGGCAACGCCTGTATGGCACTTGCAGCACACCACGCATCTGAAGCAGGACTGGCACATCAGGAATCTATGGATATCATGTTGGAGGTTTCCGGAACCGATCAATTGATCATGTGCCATGTGAAGAAGCAGCAGAACGAATATGACTGCCAGGTAACCATGCCGATACCAAAGCAGATCGAACAACGAACAATCCGATACGAAGGCATCGAACTCGATATGGTGATTATCCGGTACGCTGAGTTCATCCATATCGTGATCGAAGTCGATGACTTCGACGATACGATGAAGAAGAGGGCACAGACCCTTGCAAGATTACTTGGACTAACACTGGGAGATAAGCTGATCGGTATCTTGTTATATCAATCACACTTGGAAGAAATGGCCCCACTCATCTATGTTCCGGAGCTGGATAGTCTGATCTGGGAGAGAGGGTGTGGTTCGGGTACAGCCTCAGTAGGAGCCTATCTCGCATGGAGCCAGCAGAGTCAGATTACGCAGTACATCAAGCAGCCTGGTGGTGCGATCAAAGTAGCGGTCCAGTGGAATGGCGCAGAACTTGGGAGAATTACGATTGAGGGATCGGTTGGCATCGTGGCTCAGGGCAAGGCTTTCATAGATGCTCCAGCAGAATGGAGCGTTATAAACGCATGA
- a CDS encoding SAM-dependent methyltransferase yields MITLVHFQTCLSEFAEKFDKLASKYDHTIQHSAELEAVINDYSHFVTDQDNKAAWEQLEHSELEELDSLVWELRNKSAQCVAIMEKYRALKLENGDVQIADYFKNIEECIDKEFGSFHVTSDSRVLLVGSGSFPMTPLLIAKRTGAQVVGIDIDEESIRLGQKVVETLGAGLKIRLESTLLENLEYTKEATHIIFSSTVAPKYELLDQLHALTNAQVVVAMRYGDQLKSLFNYPMKETDSSKWKLVDKILRPDDVFDIALYQKA; encoded by the coding sequence ATGATCACATTGGTTCATTTTCAGACATGTTTGAGTGAATTTGCAGAGAAATTTGATAAGCTCGCGAGCAAGTATGATCATACGATTCAGCATAGTGCAGAGCTGGAGGCTGTGATCAATGACTACTCCCACTTTGTGACCGATCAGGACAATAAGGCAGCCTGGGAACAGTTGGAGCATTCGGAGCTGGAAGAACTGGATTCGCTTGTGTGGGAGCTAAGAAATAAATCGGCCCAGTGTGTGGCGATCATGGAGAAATATCGTGCATTGAAGTTAGAGAACGGGGATGTGCAGATTGCCGATTATTTCAAAAACATCGAAGAGTGTATCGATAAAGAATTTGGCAGCTTCCATGTCACCTCCGATTCCAGAGTGTTGTTGGTAGGCTCCGGTTCATTCCCTATGACACCTTTACTCATCGCCAAGCGAACAGGTGCACAGGTCGTAGGGATCGATATTGATGAAGAATCCATTAGACTCGGGCAGAAGGTGGTGGAGACGCTGGGCGCGGGTTTGAAGATTCGTTTGGAGTCAACATTGCTTGAAAATCTGGAGTATACCAAGGAAGCAACACATATCATTTTCAGCTCTACCGTGGCCCCTAAATATGAGCTGCTTGATCAACTGCATGCCCTGACGAATGCGCAGGTGGTTGTAGCCATGAGATACGGTGATCAGTTGAAGTCCTTGTTCAATTATCCCATGAAAGAGACGGACAGCAGCAAGTGGAAGTTGGTGGATAAGATCCTGCGCCCGGATGATGTGTTCGATATTGCGTTGTACCAGAAAGCATAG
- a CDS encoding opine metallophore biosynthesis dehydrogenase: protein MSNLQRILILGTGPVSIQLAVTLKDHLNCCIGIAGRQSVRSASIFSALEESNQRIQVSIQNEKHQSLAGECYVDHVFKGYDTIEGEWDTIILAVTTDAYIDVLEQMNDEFIKQLKCIILISPTFGSNRLVTHYMRERNAEPEVISFSTYLGDTRWMHVHPSNHVITTGVKKKVYVGSTRYPSEQVSKLRQGYERLGVALEVMRSPLEAETRNISLYVHPPLFMNDFSLEAIFGASDTQKYVYKMYPEGPITQVLIRDMRAQWQEIMNITDRLDIQGVNLLQFMTDDNYPVRLESISRQDIENFNQLQVIHQEYLLYIRYTSLLIDPFSEPDSKGKYFDFSAVPFRKTFMNHEGELDIPRMPKEDYYRIKIIQGIARHLDVSCPTIDQFIARYEAKIQEVADAHPNQRLSDAFVIQSFDEDIRMICTGL, encoded by the coding sequence ATGAGCAATCTTCAGCGAATTCTGATACTCGGAACCGGACCTGTTTCCATTCAGCTTGCGGTAACACTCAAAGACCATCTCAACTGCTGTATAGGCATTGCGGGGAGACAATCGGTTCGTTCAGCATCGATTTTTTCAGCCCTTGAAGAGAGTAATCAACGTATTCAGGTTAGCATTCAAAATGAGAAACATCAATCGCTCGCAGGTGAGTGTTACGTTGATCATGTGTTCAAGGGATATGACACCATTGAGGGCGAATGGGACACAATCATTTTGGCTGTAACAACGGATGCTTATATCGATGTATTGGAACAAATGAATGATGAATTCATCAAACAACTGAAATGTATCATTTTGATTTCTCCAACGTTTGGGTCGAATCGACTCGTGACCCATTATATGAGAGAGCGGAATGCAGAGCCGGAAGTGATCAGTTTCTCTACCTACCTTGGAGATACCCGTTGGATGCACGTACATCCGTCGAATCATGTGATTACTACAGGGGTCAAAAAAAAGGTCTATGTCGGTTCCACTCGTTACCCGTCTGAACAGGTTAGTAAGCTACGCCAAGGTTATGAGCGTTTGGGTGTTGCGCTGGAAGTGATGCGATCCCCACTGGAGGCGGAAACGAGAAATATCTCGTTGTACGTGCATCCGCCCTTGTTCATGAATGACTTCTCATTAGAAGCCATCTTTGGAGCATCGGATACTCAGAAATACGTATACAAGATGTATCCTGAAGGTCCGATTACACAAGTTTTGATTCGGGATATGCGGGCGCAGTGGCAGGAGATTATGAATATTACGGACCGACTTGATATTCAGGGAGTCAACCTGCTCCAATTCATGACGGATGACAACTATCCGGTTCGATTAGAGAGTATATCACGCCAGGATATCGAGAATTTCAATCAGCTGCAGGTCATTCATCAAGAGTATTTATTATACATACGGTACACCTCATTATTGATTGATCCATTCTCGGAACCCGATTCGAAAGGGAAATATTTTGACTTTTCAGCAGTCCCATTCCGTAAAACGTTCATGAACCACGAAGGGGAGCTGGATATTCCCCGTATGCCCAAGGAAGATTACTACCGCATCAAAATCATTCAGGGCATTGCCAGACATCTTGATGTGAGCTGTCCAACCATTGATCAATTTATCGCCAGGTATGAGGCGAAGATTCAGGAAGTGGCTGACGCACACCCGAATCAGCGCTTGTCCGATGCCTTTGTGATCCAATCCTTTGACGAGGATATCCGCATGATCTGCACCGGACTTTGA